The sequence TTGTAAAGTAAATAGTTTAAACTGCTTTTAACAACTTCTAAAAAACGAATACATCTTAGTAATTACATATAAGATGGTTCATGCGGTGTATTGAATACGCTAACACGGACTTGTTTTTTGCCGTTCATGTAGTATCGCGGGATATTTTCTAAATGTTGTTTCTTTTTCTGGATATTTAGATCTTAAAATAGATTCCATGAAAATAAAACACTTAATTAATGTAGTTGTAGTTGCGCTTTTGGCTTCGAGTTGTGGCGAAAAGAAAACGGAAGAAGCAACTGTAAAAGAGGCTCCGGCCAAGGAGATTGATTTTAAATTATTTTTTAAAAATCCAGAAAAGGCAGGCTTCAGGATTTCCGGTGATGGCAAGTATTTTTCTTACCGGGCAGATTACAAGGGTAAAACAAACATTTTTGTTCAGCCGGCGGCAGAGGGGTCAAAAGCCGTGCGGGTTACCAATGATACCTTGAGAAGCATCAGCGGTTATTTTTGGAAGGGCGATAGAATTATTTACCAGCAGGATGTGGGCGGTGACGAAAACTTCCAGATTTTTTCTGTAAATCCGGACGGAAGCGGGGCGATCTGCCTCACACCTTTTCCTGGTATTCGCAGCGAAATCATGGATGATCTCAAATTTATCAAAGGTCATGAAGATGATCTGATGATAACCATCAACAAACGTAACAAAGAATATTTCGATCCGTACCTTCTGAATATTAAAACCGGTAAATTGACTCTATTGTTTGATAATAAATTGAATTACGATTCGTGGTATACAGATAACGATGGCGTTATCAGACTTGCTACTAAAACGGATGGTGTAAACATTACCTACAACTATCGCAATACAGAGAAAGAACCTTTTAAAGAATTACTGACCGTTTCCTTCAAAGAGTCTTTTAGTCCTGCAGGTTTTGATTCTACAAACAAGGTGATGTACGTGATGACGAATATAAATCGTGACAAGGTAGCGCTTGTGGAATATGATCCGATTGCAAAGAAGGAAATAAAAGAGTTGTATGCCAATCCGGATTATGATTTAAGTGGCATTGATTACGACAGACAGAAAAATATGCTTGTGAGTGTGAATTGGGAAGGTGAAAAACAAGAACAGCACTTTTTTGACCAGGAGTGGAAAGCGATCCAGGAAAATTTAGAAAACAAATTCAAAAACTACGAAGTTTTTGTAACAGCCTATGATGATCAAAAAACTAAGGCGGTTGTGTGGACAGGCAATGACAGACTTCCGGGAAAATATTTTCTTTACGATTTTGCAAGTAAATCTACTACCGAGGCAGCTAATGCTTATCCGTGGCTGGAGGAAGAAAACATGGCCGTAATGAAGCCTGTCACTTATCAAAGTCGCGATGGCTATACGATTCACGGCTATCTCACCATTCCAAAGGGGAGTGACGGAAAAAATCTTCCGGTAGTTGTTAATCCGCATGGAGGCCCTTGGGCCCGTGATGGGTGGGGATATAATTCAGAGGCTCAGTTTTTAGCTAACAGGGGCTATGCTGTTTTACAAATGAATTTCAGGGGTAGTACCGGGTATGGAAAAAAATTCTGGATGGCCTCGTTTAAAGAGTGGGGTAAAAAAATGCAGGATGATGTAACGGATGGTGTGCAATGGTTAACGAAAGAAGGTATTGCAGATCCAAAACGCGTTGCAATTTATGGCGGAAGCTACGGGGGTTATACAACACTTGCTGGAATTTGTTTTACACCAGATCTTTATGCCTGCGCTGTAGATTATGTGGGGGTGAGTAATCTCTTTACGTTTATGAATACTATTCCTCCTTATTGGAAACCTTATTTAGATCAGTTTCATGAAATGGTGGGCGATCCAAAAAAAGATAGTCTGCTTTTAGCGTCGGCTTCACCAGCCCTGCATACAGATAAAATCAAAGTGCCGTTATTAATTGCGCAGGGTGCAAATGATCCACGTGTTAACAAAGCAGAAAGTGATCAGATTGTAGAAGCTCTTAAGAAGAGAGGTGTGACCGTAGAATATATGTTGAAGGAAAACGAAGGTCATGGTTTTCATAACGAAGACAACCAGTTTGATTTTTATGGTGCTATGGAGAAGTTTTTCGATAAACATTTAAAGGGTGCCAAGACCACTACTAACTAGTGGTGAAGAATGAAATGAAATCCCCGGAACCAGCTTGTTCCGGGGATTTTTTTTTTCGAATCAACTATCCTTTGAAAAGTAAACGAAAAAATCACCAACTGCTGCAAGTGTGCGAAAATAAACTGGTAGTGATTTTGAAATTATATATGAATGGAGAGATAACTTATAGAAAAATTAAGAGTAAAAGGATAAAATACTTCGCCTACTTAAATCTCCTTCCAGCCTTGCAGAAGTTTTTGACCAAGCAGGACTCGTTAAAAAAAGCGCCCGGTTGGTAAATGTGATTACATCCATTCTTTTATCATGCATCAATTGGATGTGACGAAGTTAAATGCGGACCTCACAATAAAAACAGTTATTAAAACATGTATTATTTTGGTCTTGTAGAAAGCAAAGCACTGAGCATACATGAAACCTGGTCGGCATCCAGAGTTGCTTTTCCTAAAGAAGCTAAGATCTATAACACTACGGAAAATTATTGAAGTCATAACTTTTCTGAAAAAATGGTTTTAATTTTTAATAAGTCGCTAAGGATTACAAAATATATCTGGTTATTTTGATCTCTTAATGATAGAACAAAACCAAACCCTTTTCCCCGATTTTACGAAATCACTTAGTATCAATGCGCCAGTCTCAAAGGTATGGCAAACTATAACACTGCCTGAACGTATAGAAAAATGGCTACTCGACGATAAGGTCAAAGTCACCACCGATTGGACTATTGGAAATACTCTAACGATTGAAGTCCTGGAGCACTGGGTGCTTTCTAAAACTACCGGAAAAGTTTTAGCAGTGGAGTCAGAACGACTTTTACGCTACACGCAGTTAAGCTCTCTGTCTAGATTGCCGGATGAGCTCCCAAATCATTGTATTTTGGAATTTAGATTAGAAACAATTGAAAATAAAACGCGTCTCATTTTTACAGCAAGGAATTTTCCCACGGAGTCTATTTACAAACACATGGTGTTTTATTGGAACACTACGCTTGAGGTCATTAAGCAGCTTGCTGAGGGAATCGAAATTTAAAAGATCTTGTGAGAAGTCTGAATGCACTGTAAATTGGGGT is a genomic window of Sphingobacteriaceae bacterium containing:
- a CDS encoding S9 family peptidase, with protein sequence MKIKHLINVVVVALLASSCGEKKTEEATVKEAPAKEIDFKLFFKNPEKAGFRISGDGKYFSYRADYKGKTNIFVQPAAEGSKAVRVTNDTLRSISGYFWKGDRIIYQQDVGGDENFQIFSVNPDGSGAICLTPFPGIRSEIMDDLKFIKGHEDDLMITINKRNKEYFDPYLLNIKTGKLTLLFDNKLNYDSWYTDNDGVIRLATKTDGVNITYNYRNTEKEPFKELLTVSFKESFSPAGFDSTNKVMYVMTNINRDKVALVEYDPIAKKEIKELYANPDYDLSGIDYDRQKNMLVSVNWEGEKQEQHFFDQEWKAIQENLENKFKNYEVFVTAYDDQKTKAVVWTGNDRLPGKYFLYDFASKSTTEAANAYPWLEEENMAVMKPVTYQSRDGYTIHGYLTIPKGSDGKNLPVVVNPHGGPWARDGWGYNSEAQFLANRGYAVLQMNFRGSTGYGKKFWMASFKEWGKKMQDDVTDGVQWLTKEGIADPKRVAIYGGSYGGYTTLAGICFTPDLYACAVDYVGVSNLFTFMNTIPPYWKPYLDQFHEMVGDPKKDSLLLASASPALHTDKIKVPLLIAQGANDPRVNKAESDQIVEALKKRGVTVEYMLKENEGHGFHNEDNQFDFYGAMEKFFDKHLKGAKTTTN
- a CDS encoding ATPase, with protein sequence MIEQNQTLFPDFTKSLSINAPVSKVWQTITLPERIEKWLLDDKVKVTTDWTIGNTLTIEVLEHWVLSKTTGKVLAVESERLLRYTQLSSLSRLPDELPNHCILEFRLETIENKTRLIFTARNFPTESIYKHMVFYWNTTLEVIKQLAEGIEI